The following proteins are co-located in the Shouchella hunanensis genome:
- the rpmG gene encoding 50S ribosomal protein L33, with protein sequence MRVQVTLACTENGDRNYITTKNKRTNPERIELKKYNPRLKRHTLHRETK encoded by the coding sequence ATGCGTGTTCAAGTTACTTTAGCTTGTACTGAAAACGGTGACCGTAATTATATTACGACAAAAAACAAGCGCACAAACCCAGAGCGTATTGAACTTAAGAAATATAATCCGCGTTTAAAGCGCCATACACTTCATCGTGAAACAAAGTAA
- a CDS encoding Na/Pi cotransporter family protein, whose protein sequence is MQKTAGDGLRGLLDKYTTNPFMGLLSGIVVTILLQSSTATTVLTIGLVNAGFMTLRQAIGVIMGANIGTTTTAFIIGLPIKEYALPIMAIGAFLLFFFKKKRITAIGQVIFGFGGLFYGLNLMGQSLRPLAGWEPFVEFTARMSDNPLLGVVVGVILAVALQSSTAAIGLVQQLYEQGAMDLAAALPVLIGDNIGTTLTAVLVAIGATVSARRAALTHVVFNLIGAILIMSVFPFFVMFIDFLGNQFSLSNTLQIAAAHGVYNVANVIVQFPLIGVLAYIVTKLVPGQELDLDYKPKHLDPIFIGSSPAIALGQAKQEVIHMADYSKKALKQAIKYMETGEKKDADLALQYELAINNLDKEITDYLIKVSSRSLSASDSNLHSTLLNAVRDIERIGDHMENIVELKDYQKANKVSLSDIALKDLNEMFELTYSTLEEAMESLERDDLDKANDVLKHEELIDKMERKLRKQHIKRMNDGECSGAAGIIFVDIVSNLERIGDHSVNIAEAVIDEQ, encoded by the coding sequence TTGCAAAAAACAGCAGGAGACGGATTAAGAGGGTTATTAGATAAATACACAACCAATCCTTTTATGGGTCTACTTTCAGGTATTGTTGTAACCATATTGCTTCAGAGCAGTACAGCGACAACGGTTTTAACAATTGGGCTTGTAAATGCCGGATTTATGACGTTGCGTCAAGCAATTGGTGTTATTATGGGTGCAAATATTGGTACGACAACAACGGCGTTTATTATCGGTTTGCCTATTAAAGAGTATGCATTACCGATTATGGCAATTGGTGCATTCTTGCTTTTCTTTTTCAAGAAGAAAAGAATTACCGCTATCGGCCAAGTTATCTTTGGTTTCGGAGGGTTGTTCTACGGTTTAAATTTAATGGGACAAAGTCTACGCCCGTTAGCTGGGTGGGAGCCGTTTGTTGAATTTACGGCACGTATGAGTGATAATCCGCTACTTGGAGTTGTCGTTGGTGTCATTCTTGCAGTTGCTTTACAAAGCTCAACTGCAGCAATAGGACTCGTCCAGCAATTATATGAACAAGGTGCCATGGATTTAGCCGCGGCTTTACCTGTTTTAATTGGGGATAATATTGGAACGACCTTAACGGCTGTTTTAGTTGCCATTGGTGCAACGGTTTCAGCTCGACGCGCTGCGTTAACTCATGTTGTCTTTAACTTAATTGGCGCTATATTAATAATGTCTGTTTTCCCATTCTTTGTGATGTTTATAGACTTCTTGGGGAATCAATTTAGTCTGAGCAACACGCTACAGATTGCAGCTGCACACGGGGTGTACAACGTAGCCAACGTTATTGTTCAATTTCCGTTAATTGGTGTACTCGCTTATATTGTAACGAAGCTTGTGCCAGGTCAGGAACTTGATCTAGACTATAAGCCGAAGCATCTCGATCCGATCTTTATTGGAAGCTCACCAGCTATTGCGCTTGGACAGGCTAAACAAGAAGTCATTCATATGGCTGATTACTCGAAAAAAGCTTTAAAGCAAGCCATTAAATATATGGAGACAGGCGAGAAGAAAGATGCTGACCTCGCTCTTCAATATGAACTAGCGATTAACAACCTTGATAAAGAGATTACCGATTACCTTATAAAAGTATCGTCACGCTCTTTGTCAGCATCAGATTCAAACTTACACTCAACCTTATTAAATGCCGTGCGAGATATTGAGCGCATTGGCGATCATATGGAAAACATTGTCGAGCTAAAAGACTATCAGAAAGCAAATAAAGTGAGCTTGTCCGACATTGCGTTAAAAGACTTGAACGAAATGTTCGAGTTGACGTATTCAACGCTAGAAGAAGCGATGGAATCATTGGAAAGAGATGATTTGGATAAAGCAAATGATGTCTTGAAGCATGAAGAGTTAATTGATAAGATGGAAAGAAAGCTTCGAAAGCAACACATTAAACGAATGAACGATGGTGAATGCTCGGGAGCTGCCGGAATTATTTTTGTTGACATTGTTTCGAACCTTGAGCGAATTGGTGACCATTCTGTAAATATTGCCGAAGCAGTTATCGACGAGCAATAA
- a CDS encoding DUF92 domain-containing protein has translation MLIGWLSFILLGCVTLFLSHKLTMSGAVAAFLVGTVTVIGVGPAGLLLFAVFFGSSILLGKLKGASVDQEVVQKHGKRDAFQVLANGGHAAICSLFLVIFPSLATLFIAGFVGCLATAMADTWASEIGKLSQDKPIDLFSRKKVEKGVSGGVTSLGMAAAFAGSFILAGTAIMIWWNETSVSYLWLFFFTLIGFLGNVLDSVLGSTIQGLYRCPSCGLETEKTYHCEKTVRIRGLSVVTNDVVNLCCTGAGALMGVIGAVIFF, from the coding sequence ATGTTAATTGGATGGCTTAGCTTTATTTTACTTGGATGTGTGACGTTATTTTTGTCACATAAGCTAACCATGTCAGGGGCGGTTGCAGCTTTTTTAGTCGGTACAGTAACGGTTATCGGTGTAGGCCCTGCTGGTTTACTCTTATTTGCGGTATTCTTTGGTAGTTCTATTTTATTAGGTAAATTAAAAGGGGCAAGTGTTGATCAAGAAGTCGTTCAAAAGCATGGCAAGCGTGATGCATTTCAAGTGTTAGCGAATGGGGGCCATGCAGCCATCTGTTCCCTCTTTTTAGTCATTTTCCCTTCACTGGCTACTCTTTTTATAGCTGGTTTTGTAGGGTGTCTAGCAACAGCAATGGCTGATACGTGGGCATCAGAAATTGGCAAGCTGAGCCAAGACAAGCCAATCGATTTGTTTTCCCGGAAAAAGGTTGAAAAAGGCGTGTCCGGAGGGGTGACAAGCTTAGGGATGGCAGCAGCATTTGCTGGAAGCTTTATACTAGCAGGTACGGCTATTATGATCTGGTGGAATGAAACGAGTGTCAGCTATCTTTGGTTGTTTTTCTTTACACTAATTGGCTTCTTAGGAAATGTATTAGACAGTGTGCTAGGCTCGACGATACAAGGCTTATACCGTTGCCCATCTTGTGGTTTGGAGACGGAAAAAACGTACCATTGTGAAAAAACGGTACGGATAAGAGGGTTATCGGTTGTCACGAACGATGTCGTTAACTTATGCTGTACAGGAGCAGGTGCACTAATGGGTGTCATTGGTGCGGTTATCTTTTTTTAA
- a CDS encoding 5-formyltetrahydrofolate cyclo-ligase: protein MKQQLRQRLQKQLEQMNKTEYLERSQALANQLYRTKEWKQAGTIGLTYARFPEVATLPIMEYAYKQGKKVALPRTNMKAREMHFYFIQNLNQLELRPYNLYEPKENQSVYVSPKELDLLIVPGLAFSKDGSRLGMGGGFYDRYLPLFKGKTVSLCFNEQLIESIPTEAHDMRMDLVLSEKWPC, encoded by the coding sequence TTGAAACAACAATTACGACAACGTTTGCAAAAACAGCTCGAACAAATGAATAAGACTGAGTATTTAGAACGATCACAAGCGTTGGCAAACCAGCTTTATCGAACAAAAGAATGGAAACAAGCTGGCACAATCGGATTAACGTACGCGCGTTTCCCAGAAGTGGCGACATTGCCAATAATGGAGTATGCCTACAAACAAGGCAAGAAAGTGGCATTACCACGTACTAATATGAAAGCACGCGAAATGCATTTCTATTTCATTCAAAACTTAAACCAACTTGAGCTTCGTCCCTACAATCTATATGAGCCAAAAGAAAACCAGAGTGTTTATGTAAGCCCAAAAGAGTTGGATTTGCTTATTGTTCCAGGCCTTGCTTTTTCAAAAGACGGATCGCGGCTCGGAATGGGTGGCGGTTTTTACGATCGGTATTTGCCTTTATTCAAAGGGAAGACAGTGTCGTTATGTTTTAACGAGCAGCTCATTGAATCCATTCCTACTGAAGCACATGACATGAGGATGGACCTTGTTCTTAGTGAGAAATGGCCATGTTAA
- the sodA gene encoding superoxide dismutase SodA encodes MAYKLPELPYAANALEPHIDEQTMTIHHGKHHNTYVTNLNAALEGHEDLASKDIEDLVANLDSVPENIRTAVRNNGGGHANHALFWQLLSPNGGGAPTGALANDIESTFGSLDEFKTKFADAAKGRFGSGWAWLVVNNGSLEITSTPNQDSPLTEGKTPILGLDVWEHAYYLNYQNRRPDYISAFWNVVNWDEVSKRYEAAK; translated from the coding sequence ATGGCTTACAAATTACCAGAATTACCTTATGCAGCAAATGCACTAGAACCACACATTGATGAACAGACAATGACGATTCATCATGGTAAACACCACAACACCTATGTTACAAACTTAAACGCTGCTCTAGAAGGTCACGAAGATCTTGCAAGTAAAGATATCGAGGATCTTGTTGCGAACTTAGATTCTGTACCAGAAAACATTCGTACAGCAGTACGTAATAATGGCGGTGGACATGCTAACCATGCATTATTCTGGCAGTTACTAAGCCCGAATGGTGGCGGTGCTCCAACGGGTGCGTTAGCGAATGATATCGAGTCTACATTCGGTAGCCTTGACGAATTCAAAACAAAATTCGCTGATGCGGCAAAAGGTCGTTTTGGTTCAGGCTGGGCATGGCTTGTTGTAAACAATGGCAGCTTGGAAATCACAAGCACACCAAACCAGGATTCTCCTCTTACTGAAGGAAAAACACCTATTTTAGGATTAGATGTATGGGAGCATGCGTACTACTTAAACTACCAAAATCGTCGTCCTGACTACATTTCAGCATTTTGGAATGTTGTTAACTGGGATGAAGTGTCTAAGCGCTACGAAGCTGCAAAATAA
- a CDS encoding MFS transporter, translated as MPKKWMDSIFGHVVASKDLKLLLSIGGLYALSVALSNTFVNVFLWKQSGQFIDLALYNLMSVIFQPLAFLMAGKLSKHIDRVYVLRIGISLMSLFYIAVLVVGENAAQHLLLLGSLIGLGTGFYWLAFNVLTFEVTEPETRDFFNGFLGLLTSFAGMTGPLTAGFIITKRTGYEGYFFIFALSLTLFLLAVILTIWLGKRHAKGNFNIKHVLNERKRNKDWRKVTWAHVTQGLREGTFVFVIVVWVFVVTNNELALGTYGLVTSGTQFIFYYLTARLLKVAYRKRAILIGGLLLYGAIFLLLFDLTFSKLILYGIIISVAYPLLLIPYISLTYDVIGKASRAAELRVEYIIVREWFLNIGRIASILFFIGIISIFPEEQSIPYVLLIVGSGHLWIYFFVKRIQPPDGHSEVMPNVNESEGQSSPDKTV; from the coding sequence ATGCCAAAAAAATGGATGGACAGTATTTTTGGGCACGTTGTTGCATCAAAAGATTTAAAATTATTATTATCCATTGGTGGACTTTATGCGTTGAGCGTGGCTTTGTCGAATACGTTTGTCAATGTTTTTTTATGGAAGCAATCAGGTCAATTTATCGATCTTGCCCTCTACAACTTAATGTCTGTTATTTTTCAACCACTTGCATTTTTAATGGCTGGAAAGTTATCAAAGCACATTGATCGCGTCTATGTGCTTCGTATTGGGATTAGTTTGATGTCTTTGTTCTATATCGCTGTTTTAGTTGTGGGAGAAAATGCAGCGCAACATTTACTGCTCCTTGGCTCACTAATTGGACTCGGTACAGGTTTCTACTGGCTTGCTTTTAACGTACTAACGTTTGAAGTAACCGAGCCAGAGACAAGAGATTTTTTTAATGGCTTCTTAGGGTTGTTAACCTCTTTTGCAGGGATGACGGGTCCTCTAACTGCAGGGTTTATTATTACGAAACGAACTGGCTATGAGGGGTATTTCTTTATTTTTGCCCTATCCTTAACATTGTTTTTACTAGCAGTTATTTTGACCATATGGCTAGGGAAACGTCACGCCAAAGGCAATTTTAATATTAAACATGTGCTAAACGAGCGTAAACGAAATAAAGATTGGCGAAAAGTCACCTGGGCGCATGTTACGCAAGGATTGAGGGAAGGGACGTTTGTTTTTGTCATCGTTGTCTGGGTCTTTGTGGTAACGAATAACGAACTTGCATTGGGGACATATGGATTAGTGACTTCAGGTACCCAATTTATTTTTTATTATTTAACTGCGCGTTTACTTAAAGTGGCGTATCGAAAGCGAGCCATTCTTATTGGTGGATTGTTGTTATACGGAGCAATATTTTTACTCTTATTCGATCTGACGTTTTCTAAATTAATTCTTTATGGAATTATTATATCGGTGGCTTATCCGCTCCTACTCATTCCTTATATATCGTTAACATATGATGTTATTGGCAAAGCGAGTAGGGCAGCCGAGTTACGAGTGGAATACATTATTGTCAGGGAATGGTTTTTAAATATCGGCCGTATTGCATCCATTCTCTTTTTTATCGGGATTATCTCCATTTTCCCTGAAGAACAATCGATTCCATATGTGCTGTTAATAGTAGGGTCTGGTCATTTATGGATTTATTTTTTTGTTAAACGAATTCAGCCTCCAGATGGTCACTCGGAAGTAATGCCAAACGTCAACGAATCAGAAGGGCAGAGTAGTCCTGATAAAACTGTGTAA
- a CDS encoding rhomboid family protein — translation MNEMAHRYLYWQLIEHYVLHKQFRLLALHDTQAWFEDDSVKPRRVIRLVYSEVDWSNRLKRDISHAQQQFESIYKQLGIWKIQGENIYVMSQPPVDSWEDALAPFQVKGNKGTIRNLALHTSVAQYQEVLDHELAKDTIPPLRLQSSDDEMMQFIERIRGQVKQVNSKRRQNEEKTLQFGKPRFIYALLLSFVVMFFLLETNGGSTNIQVLIDYGAKYNPLIVEGEWWRLVTSMFLHIGLMHLAFNAMALFFLGTAVEQLFGSMRFLIIYFAAGLFGSIVSFAFNDYVSAGASGALFGCFGALLYFGLKHPTLFFRTLGKNILLLLGFNLVLGFIVPGIDNGAHIGGLIGGFLMAALVKMPKEKKKTPFYLSISAFAIYVIASLTLVYFGQQQANASPELAVLEGQRLLEAGQYEEAQVFITNGLEKDGQQPQLLFMQAYLDIQQERVQEAKEHLEKALQEQQAFPEAWFNLTLIHIEQENYDQAKESIQQAIQYGEDSQIPDMDYYYEIEQQIDEQLASST, via the coding sequence ATGAACGAAATGGCTCACCGTTATCTTTATTGGCAATTAATTGAACATTACGTGCTACATAAACAGTTTCGCTTGCTTGCTCTTCATGATACACAAGCTTGGTTTGAAGATGATTCAGTGAAACCGAGAAGAGTTATACGTCTTGTTTATTCAGAAGTGGATTGGTCCAACCGCTTAAAGCGTGATATATCACATGCACAACAACAATTTGAATCCATTTATAAGCAGCTTGGTATATGGAAAATTCAAGGTGAAAATATTTATGTAATGAGTCAGCCTCCTGTTGATTCATGGGAAGATGCCCTTGCACCGTTTCAAGTCAAGGGAAACAAAGGAACCATTCGCAACCTTGCTCTGCATACAAGTGTGGCTCAGTATCAGGAGGTACTAGATCACGAATTAGCTAAAGATACTATTCCTCCACTACGTTTACAGTCATCAGATGATGAAATGATGCAATTCATTGAACGAATTCGGGGGCAAGTAAAGCAAGTCAACAGCAAACGCCGACAAAATGAAGAAAAAACGCTTCAATTTGGTAAACCACGTTTTATTTATGCCCTGTTACTCTCTTTTGTCGTGATGTTTTTTCTTTTAGAGACGAATGGTGGAAGTACAAATATACAAGTGCTTATTGATTACGGTGCTAAATATAATCCATTAATTGTAGAGGGAGAATGGTGGCGATTGGTCACCTCCATGTTCTTGCATATCGGATTGATGCACTTAGCCTTTAATGCAATGGCACTGTTCTTTCTTGGAACAGCAGTAGAGCAACTCTTTGGCTCTATGCGCTTTTTAATCATTTATTTTGCAGCCGGCTTATTTGGCTCCATTGTCAGTTTTGCATTCAATGATTATGTATCGGCTGGTGCTTCAGGCGCATTATTCGGCTGTTTTGGGGCACTTCTCTATTTTGGCTTAAAGCACCCAACATTGTTCTTTCGCACGTTAGGAAAAAATATTTTATTGCTTCTCGGATTTAATCTTGTGCTAGGCTTTATTGTTCCGGGAATTGATAATGGGGCGCACATAGGAGGTCTAATAGGAGGTTTTCTAATGGCCGCTTTAGTGAAGATGCCGAAAGAAAAAAAGAAAACGCCATTCTACCTTTCCATTAGTGCTTTCGCAATATACGTGATCGCTTCCCTGACGCTTGTTTATTTCGGACAACAACAAGCGAACGCTTCGCCTGAATTAGCGGTATTAGAAGGTCAACGTTTGCTTGAAGCAGGGCAATATGAAGAGGCGCAAGTGTTTATTACGAATGGGTTAGAAAAAGATGGTCAGCAGCCTCAACTTTTGTTTATGCAAGCGTATCTTGATATTCAGCAAGAACGGGTTCAGGAGGCAAAAGAACATTTGGAAAAAGCGCTTCAAGAGCAGCAAGCATTTCCAGAAGCTTGGTTTAATTTAACGCTTATTCATATTGAACAAGAAAACTATGATCAAGCGAAAGAATCAATCCAGCAAGCAATCCAGTATGGAGAGGATAGTCAAATTCCAGACATGGATTACTATTATGAAATCGAACAACAGATCGATGAACAACTCGCTTCATCCACATAA
- a CDS encoding ThiF family adenylyltransferase: MERYSRQVLFNGIGEEGQAKLLHSSVLIVGLGALGTVIANHLARAGVGSLRLVDRDFVEMSNLQRQMLFTEEDAHQLVPKAVAAKRALEKVNSDITIEAVVEDVSVESIERLMDGIDVVLDGTDNFETRFLLNDACFKWKVPFSYGGAVRTRGMGAFFIPGVTPCLRCFIESGGTAGETCDTVGVLAPIIDIVASLQVIEAMKYLVGAGEKQRSTLESFDIWSNTHQTITFSQNRPGCPTCEKEEFPALNERSRSQTTLCGRQSIQITAPAPFDLTHIAKQLEAVAQVKVTPFLIRAAINETETIVVFPDGRVLVQGVDDPTRAKTIYSKYIGN, from the coding sequence ATGGAACGCTATTCACGACAAGTATTATTTAATGGTATTGGTGAAGAAGGACAAGCGAAATTATTACATAGCAGCGTACTTATAGTTGGCCTTGGTGCACTTGGCACTGTGATTGCAAATCATTTAGCGAGGGCAGGAGTTGGCTCTCTTCGTTTAGTAGACCGTGATTTTGTTGAAATGAGTAATTTGCAGCGACAGATGCTCTTTACAGAAGAGGATGCTCATCAACTCGTACCTAAGGCGGTTGCGGCAAAGCGTGCACTTGAAAAAGTGAATTCTGACATTACCATTGAAGCAGTTGTGGAAGATGTCTCGGTGGAATCGATTGAACGGCTTATGGATGGGATTGATGTTGTGTTAGATGGAACAGATAATTTTGAGACGCGCTTTCTTTTAAATGATGCGTGTTTTAAATGGAAAGTTCCTTTTAGCTATGGTGGGGCTGTTCGTACCAGAGGCATGGGCGCATTTTTTATTCCAGGCGTCACACCATGTCTTCGCTGTTTTATTGAAAGTGGCGGTACAGCAGGAGAGACTTGTGATACCGTCGGTGTTCTTGCACCGATCATTGATATAGTGGCATCACTACAAGTTATTGAAGCGATGAAGTATTTGGTGGGAGCAGGTGAGAAACAGCGATCAACGCTAGAGTCATTTGATATTTGGTCGAATACACATCAAACGATAACGTTTTCTCAGAATCGACCAGGTTGCCCTACGTGTGAAAAAGAAGAGTTTCCTGCATTAAATGAACGCTCTCGTTCTCAAACAACTCTTTGCGGGCGTCAGTCTATTCAAATTACTGCACCGGCTCCTTTTGATCTAACTCACATTGCGAAGCAGTTAGAAGCAGTTGCACAAGTGAAAGTGACACCTTTCCTTATACGGGCAGCGATCAATGAAACGGAGACGATTGTTGTTTTTCCAGATGGGCGTGTGTTAGTTCAAGGAGTGGACGATCCTACTCGAGCCAAGACGATTTATAGTAAATACATTGGAAACTAA
- a CDS encoding peptidoglycan D,D-transpeptidase FtsI family protein, whose product MGESKNNKKHHVSLRLNILFLAVFLLFSALILRLGLVQIVNGEEYEEELKHVSNQTALIDAPRGIFTDRYGYPVVENSLELSVTYTNPGNQSGGDMIEIAEEVAKFITVDTENLRDRDKREYYYTKLEPQERRALIEDIEYSDEDETTEYQRMIDAISDEMIANYSEEEEQVIAIFSHMLRGTNGSPQRIKQGLTDEEAPKLAEHLDRLPNINIQRDSVREYVYGDTLKNIYGRVGSIQTESVDDYLARGYMRSDLVGNSFLEKQYEDVLRGQKAEVVRTNTREGNGPMEQLIEETPGSRGNDLVLSIDMEYQQILDDIVERQVLQNQGIFVEDASSYAVVMDPKTGDILAMSGFQKERGGEGFSNPTGVFQNAYMPGSVVKGASVLAGLEEGVITPSTVIHDRRLEFSDGTRKASLSTSIGHVALREAMARSSNVYMFEIAMRMADFNYSPRASIFSHTKANEVLDQVKYYFHQFGLGGETGIDLPNEATGFASEGVQESGNLLDFMIGQYDTYTTLQLAQYVSTIANDGVRMRPRLVTEIVEANPNGDGDGAVVRTNTPEVLNTVDMSQSDIAAVQDSFRAVVTNANGTASGVSNNLNIAAKTGTAQSFLNGRPTNNLSFVGYAPYDDPEIAFAIMTPDTNVPPSGTSGNKISEKIATDLTEAYYDLQDERNGPEEVDSVVEEVDLFEEQ is encoded by the coding sequence ATGGGCGAATCAAAAAACAATAAGAAACATCACGTTTCATTGCGATTAAACATTTTATTTCTTGCGGTGTTTTTACTTTTTTCTGCATTAATTTTGCGACTAGGCCTTGTGCAAATTGTAAATGGTGAGGAATATGAAGAAGAGTTGAAGCATGTATCCAATCAAACAGCCCTTATTGATGCACCGCGAGGGATTTTTACAGATCGCTATGGGTATCCTGTTGTAGAAAATAGCTTAGAACTATCGGTTACATATACGAACCCAGGAAATCAAAGCGGTGGAGATATGATTGAGATTGCTGAAGAAGTGGCTAAATTTATTACAGTAGACACAGAAAATTTACGCGACCGTGATAAAAGAGAATATTATTACACAAAATTGGAACCCCAAGAACGTAGAGCTCTCATTGAAGACATTGAATACAGCGACGAAGATGAAACCACGGAGTATCAGCGTATGATTGACGCTATTTCCGATGAGATGATTGCGAATTATTCAGAGGAAGAAGAGCAAGTTATTGCTATTTTTTCTCATATGCTAAGAGGGACAAACGGTTCCCCACAGCGAATTAAGCAAGGGCTAACCGATGAAGAAGCGCCTAAGCTTGCTGAGCATTTAGACCGTTTACCGAACATTAATATTCAGCGGGATTCTGTCCGAGAATACGTGTATGGTGATACGCTAAAAAATATTTATGGAAGAGTAGGGTCAATCCAAACAGAATCCGTTGATGATTATTTAGCAAGAGGCTATATGCGCTCAGACTTAGTAGGTAATAGTTTTTTGGAAAAACAGTATGAGGATGTACTACGTGGGCAAAAAGCGGAAGTCGTTCGAACGAATACTCGTGAAGGCAATGGCCCAATGGAACAGCTTATTGAAGAAACGCCAGGTAGCCGAGGCAATGATCTTGTGTTAAGCATTGATATGGAATATCAGCAAATCCTTGACGACATTGTGGAACGTCAAGTTCTTCAAAATCAAGGAATCTTTGTAGAAGATGCGTCTTCTTATGCGGTTGTAATGGACCCAAAAACAGGCGATATTTTAGCGATGAGTGGCTTCCAGAAAGAACGTGGGGGGGAAGGATTTAGCAACCCAACAGGCGTCTTTCAAAACGCCTATATGCCAGGTTCAGTTGTAAAAGGTGCCTCTGTACTAGCTGGTCTAGAAGAAGGTGTTATCACTCCAAGCACGGTTATTCATGACAGACGACTTGAATTTAGCGATGGTACAAGAAAAGCTTCGTTAAGTACATCTATAGGCCATGTTGCCCTTCGTGAAGCAATGGCACGCTCGTCCAACGTCTATATGTTTGAAATTGCCATGCGGATGGCAGATTTTAATTATAGTCCTCGCGCAAGTATCTTCAGTCACACTAAAGCAAATGAAGTTTTGGATCAAGTGAAGTATTATTTTCATCAATTTGGTCTTGGAGGAGAAACAGGCATAGACCTGCCAAATGAAGCGACAGGCTTTGCTTCGGAAGGTGTTCAGGAATCAGGTAATTTACTTGATTTTATGATTGGCCAGTACGATACGTATACGACCCTTCAGCTTGCGCAGTATGTTAGCACAATTGCCAACGATGGCGTACGGATGCGTCCTCGCCTCGTTACAGAAATTGTAGAAGCGAACCCGAATGGTGATGGTGATGGTGCTGTTGTTCGCACAAATACCCCAGAAGTGTTAAATACCGTTGATATGAGCCAAAGCGATATTGCAGCAGTACAAGATTCATTCCGAGCCGTTGTAACGAATGCAAATGGTACAGCGAGTGGTGTATCAAATAATTTAAATATCGCTGCAAAAACCGGTACAGCTCAGTCATTCTTAAATGGTAGACCGACGAACAATTTAAGCTTTGTTGGTTACGCTCCTTACGATGATCCGGAAATTGCGTTTGCAATTATGACGCCAGATACGAATGTTCCTCCTTCAGGAACATCCGGTAATAAAATCTCTGAAAAAATCGCAACAGATTTAACCGAAGCTTACTACGACTTGCAAGATGAACGGAACGGTCCAGAAGAAGTGGATTCTGTTGTCGAAGAAGTCGATTTGTTTGAAGAGCAATAA